The stretch of DNA GGATCCGACGTGGGCGACGTTCTCATCGACCAGCTCGTTACGGCTGGTGTCGAGAACATCAAGGTGCGCTCGGTTCTGACCTGTGAGTCCGCCGTCGGTGTCTGTGCAGTCTGCTATGGCCGCTCGCTCGCGACCGGTCTGCTCGTCGACATCGGTGAGGCCGTCGGCATCATCGCCGCACAGTCGATCGGTGAGCCGGGAACCCAGCTCACGATGCGTACCTTCCACACCGGTGGATCGGCATCCGCCGATGACATCACCCAGGGTCTTCCCCGGGTGCAGGAGCTCTTCGAAGCGCGTACCCCCAAGGGTGCATCGCCCATCGTCGAGGCCGCCGGTCGCATCACGATCGAAGACACCGACCGCAGCCGCAAGGTGATTTTGACGCCCGACAACGGCGACGAAGCGATTGCCTACCCGGTGCTCAAGCGTTCGACCCTCCTCGTTGAGGATGGCCAGCACGTTGAGCTCGGTCAGCAGGTCATCGTTGGCGCCGTCGACCCGAAGGAAGTTCTTCGAGTCAAGGGTGTCCGCGAAGTGCAGAAGCACCTCGTTGGTGGCGTGCAGGATGTCTACCGTTCACAGGGTGTGCCGATTCACGACAAGCACATCGAGGTCATCGTTCGTCAGATGCTTCGTAAGGTCACCGTCGTCGAACACGGCGACACGGGCCTGCTGCCGGGTGAGCTGGTTGACCGTCAGAAGTACAACGAGCTCAACCGCGCCGCGTTGACCGAGGGCAAGAAGACGGCTTCGGCTCGTCAGGAAGTCATGGGTATCACCAAGGCTTCACTGGCAACCGAATCCTGGCTGAGCGCCGCTTCCTTCCAGGAGACCACCCGGGTGCTGACCCAGGCGGCCATGGAAGGCAAGAGCGACCCGCTGATGGGTCTCAAGGAGAACGTGATCATCGGTAAGTTGATCCCGGCCGGAACCGGTCTGCCGCGGTACCGCGACGTCACCGTCGAGGCAACCGAAGAAGCCAAGGCTGAGCGTTACCCGAACCGCATCTTCACCGATGATGCAGCGTTCAACGAGGGTGACCTGAGCTTCGTCGACTTCGACAGCTTCAGCTCGGACGACTTCACGCCGGGCACATACAACTAGTTCGTATGGCGGCGTAGTTGCTCGAATAAAGAGGGTCCCGGCGTGAGCCGGGGCCCTCTTTTTTGTCTCTCTGACCGGCACTGACATTCTTCTCGGACATGCGTCCGAGAAGTGGTACACTGATCTAATGACTTCCGTGCGCTCCTCCGATGCTTCGCGAGGAAGGCTGTCGTCGAAGGCAACGCCTGACCCGCGTGCCGAGCGAACGCGTCAGTCGATATTCTCGGCCATGCGCCACTTGATGACCGAGCAGTCGGCATCCGTCTCGGTCGGTGACATCGTGAGGGTGTCGGGCGTGAGCAGAAGCTCGTTCTACGCGCATTTTGCGAGCCTCGACGAGTTGGCCGCAGAGCTCCTGAAAGCGCAGCTCGCCGAGATCGGGTCGGCCGGAGACCAGCAGCGCCGCGAAGATTTGATCGTGGGAACGAGTGCAGCACGGGTGGGTTACACCCGCTTGGTCGCGCACATGGTTGAGCATTTTTCGCTGTACTCGAGCGTGCTCGAACTGCAGCCCGCGCGCGGGGCCTATGACGAAATCGTCGAGGCCTACGCCACGCGCCTGCTGCAATCGGTCGTCGTTCCTGATCAGGCGCCGGCGAACGTGAATCTTGAACTCGTCACGACCTATATTGCCGGGGGCGCACTCACGCTGATCAACGCGTGGCTGCGTGGGCACATCGATGTTTCAGACGACGAGCTTGTGGAGCAACTCGTCGGTTTACTCCCGCCGTGGGTGACGTCCACCCGAAGTTAACGGCTCCACCGCGCATGACCCCGGCCCGCACACGTACGCGCGCCGGATTACCAGCAGAGAAAAAGAGGCACTACGCATGAAACTCGAAGTCGGCGAAACACTTGTCTACCCCCACCACGGTGCCGTCACCATTACAAGCATCGACCAGCGCACGATCAAGGGCGTCGACAAGAAGTTCCTCACGCTCAGCGTGCACATGAGCGAACTCGTCATTCAAATTCCCGTCGACAATATGGAACTTGTCGGCGTGCGCGATGTCATCGACGCCGAGGGCGTGCAGGCCGTCTACCGCGTCTTGCAGGACGAGTTTGTTGAAGAGTCGGGTAACTGGTCGCGTCGCTACAAGGCGAACCAGGAGAAGATGGCCAGCGGTGATGTCTACCGTGTCGGCGAGGTCGTGCGTGACCTGTGGCGCCGCGACCAGGATAAGGGCGTGTCCGCCGGTGAGAAGCGCATGCTTGAGAAGGCCCGTCAGATTCTGGTGTCGGAGCTGGCACTTGCGCAGACCCTCACCGATGCCGAAGCCAGCGACCTGATGACCGAGGTGCTGTTGGCCGCTCCGGCCGGCCCCGCACTCATCTCAGCCGTCTAACCTGACGAGACTGTGAGTCGGCGATACCGGCTCAATTCACGTACCGCCCGCTTTTGTGTGTACCCCATTTAGGAGTGCGCGCAACAGCGGGCGGTTTGTTGTCCCCCATTGGGGGAAGAGTCGCGTCAGGGTTTGGGATCAGGGGTTATGCGCCGATAAACTGACCAGCATTGATTCGCCGCCAGGGGAGCTGCGAACGAGTGATCGTCAACGAGGGGAAACAGTGGCGAGTCGACTGCCTTCCGCGCCTCCCGTGCTCGCCGGTTACACGTTCATCCGCCCGCTGGGGACCGGCGGATTCGC from Leifsonia psychrotolerans encodes:
- a CDS encoding CarD family transcriptional regulator, translated to MKLEVGETLVYPHHGAVTITSIDQRTIKGVDKKFLTLSVHMSELVIQIPVDNMELVGVRDVIDAEGVQAVYRVLQDEFVEESGNWSRRYKANQEKMASGDVYRVGEVVRDLWRRDQDKGVSAGEKRMLEKARQILVSELALAQTLTDAEASDLMTEVLLAAPAGPALISAV
- a CDS encoding TetR/AcrR family transcriptional regulator, whose product is MRHLMTEQSASVSVGDIVRVSGVSRSSFYAHFASLDELAAELLKAQLAEIGSAGDQQRREDLIVGTSAARVGYTRLVAHMVEHFSLYSSVLELQPARGAYDEIVEAYATRLLQSVVVPDQAPANVNLELVTTYIAGGALTLINAWLRGHIDVSDDELVEQLVGLLPPWVTSTRS